The following are from one region of the Heliangelus exortis chromosome 2, bHelExo1.hap1, whole genome shotgun sequence genome:
- the SEC61B gene encoding protein transport protein Sec61 subunit beta: MPGPNPSATSVGSSGRSPSKAVAPRTAGSTVRQRKNASCGTRSAGRATSTGTGGMWRFYTEDSPGLKVGPVPVLVMSLLFIASVFMLHIWGKYTRS; encoded by the exons ATG CCTGGGCCAAACCCTAGCGCTACCAGCGTCGGCTCCTCCGGCCGCTCCCCCAGCAAGGCCGTGGCTCCCCGCACAGCGGGATCCACAGTTCGTCAGAG GAAGAATGCCAGCTGCGGGACAAGGAGTGCAGGCCGTGCCACTTCCACGGGCACTGGTGGGATGTGGCGATTCTACACTGAGGACTCTCCGGGGCTCAAAGT tgGGCCTGTTCCAGTTTTGGTCATGAGTCttctttttattgcttctgTGTTTATGCTGCACATCTGGGGTAAATACACTCGTTCATAG
- the ALG2 gene encoding alpha-1,3/1,6-mannosyltransferase ALG2 — protein sequence MRAASLYVSGGRPPAAAMAAAAEEAEGTAGEGPSVLFLHPDLGLGGAERLIVDAALALQARGCRVQIWTAHYDAGRCFAETRGLAVRQAGGWLPRSFWGRGHALCAALRMAFVALYILLLSDERVDAFVCDQVSACIPVLRLARTRKKVLFYCHFPDQLLTKRESFLKRIYRLPLDWLEEYTTGMADCIVVNSKFTASVFKDTFKSLSHINPDVLYPSLNVSSFEAIVPADVTDLIPKKKKFLFLSINRYERKKNLALALEALHDLRGRLGAHEWDEVHLVMAGGYDKRVLENVEHYEELRRLAAKLGITDHVTFLRSFSDEQKVSLFSNSICVLYTPSNEHFGIVPLEAMYMRCPVVAVNSGGPLESILHNVTGFLCDPLPTQFSEAMEKIVRDPLLKDKMGAAGRDRVMEKFSSEAFTEQLYQYVCRLTQ from the exons ATGCGCGCTGCCAGCCTCTACGTGTCCGGCGGGCGTCCCCCCGCAGCAgccatggcggcggcggcggaggaggCGGAGGGGACGGCCGGGGAGGGTCCGTCCGTGCTGTTCCTCCACCCGGACCTGGGTCTGGGAGGGGCGGAGCGCCTGATAGTGGACGCGGCGCTGGCGCTGCAGGCGCGGGGCTGCAGGGTGCAGATCTGGACGGCGCACTACGACGCCGGGCGGTGCTTCGCGGAGACGCGGGGTCTGGCGGTGCGGCAGGCGGGCGGCTGGCTGCCCCGCAGCTTCTGGGGCCGCGGGCACGCCCTCTGCGCCGCCCTCCGCATGGCCTTCGTGGCACTCTACATCCTGCTGCTCAGCGATGAGAGGGTTGATGCCTTCGTCTGCGATCAG GTTTCTGCTTGCATCCCCGTGCTTAGACTGGCCAGAACCCGTAAGaaggttttgttttactgtCACTTTCCTGATCAGCTTCTCACCAAGAGAGAATCTTTCCTAAAACGCATCTACAGGTTACCACTTGACTGGCTGGAAGAGTACACGACTGGCATGGCAGACTGTATTGTTGTGAACAGCAAATTCACTGCCAGTGTGTTCAAGGACACGTTTAAGTCTTTATCTCATATAAACCCAGATGTCCTCTACCCATCACTCAATGTCAGTAGCTTTGAAGCAATAGTTCCTGCGGATGTAACTGACCTGATACCCAAAAAGAAGAAGTTCCTGTTTCTGTCCATTAATAGgtatgagagaaaaaagaatctAGCTCTGGCTCTTGAAGCTTTGCATGATCTTCGAGGAAGACTTGGTGCTCATGAGTGGGACGAAGTTCACTTGGTTATGGCAGGTGGATATGATAAACGAGTTCTGGAAAATGTGGAGCACTATGAAGAGCTGAGGAGACTTGCAGCCAAGCTTGGTATTACTGACCATGTCACTTTTCTGAGATCATTCTCAGATGAACAGAAAGTCTCTCTTTTTAGTAACTCTATATGTGTGCTTTATACACCAAGCAATGAACATTTTGGCATTGTCCCTCTGGAGGCAATGTATATGAGGTGTCCAGTTGTAGCAGTTAATTCAGGAGGTCCTTTAGAATCCATCTTGCACAATGTTACAGGATTTTTGTGTGATCCTCTGCCAACGCAATTCTCTGAGGCCATGGAAAAAATTGTGAGAGATCCTCTCTTAAAGGACAAaatgggagcagctgggagagaCAGAGTtatggaaaaattttcctcagaAGCCTTCACAGAACAGCTGTACCAATACGTATGCAGATTAACACAATAA